The Limosilactobacillus panis DNA segment GCCAACCGGAGTTAAGTCAAATTTAAAGTCCCCGGTTTGAATGATCGTTCCCTGGGGAGTGTGAACCGCAACCCCGAGGGTATCCGGAATTGAGTGGGTCGTCCGGAAGAAGCTGACCCAGAGTTTCTTGAAGTGAGCTTCATCGAATTCGTTAATCTCGTGAAGTTCCGCATTTCGTAAGAGGTGCTTTTCGTCCAACTTCCCCTTAATCAATGACATTGCAAACGGGCCAGCGTAGATCGGCACGTTTACCTTTTGCAAGAAGAACGGTAATCCCCCAATGTGGTCTTCGTGACCGTGGGTGATGAAGATTCCTTTAATCTTATCCTTGTTTTCAATCAGGTAGTCGTAATTTTGGATAACGTAGTCGACCCCTAACAGCTCGTCTTCTGGGAAAAGGACCCCACAGTCAATGATGACAATCTCGTCTTGGAACTGAACACAGTACATGTTCTTACCAATTTCGCCAAGGCCCCCCATGGCGTAAAAGGCAACTTCATTATTCTTAATTTTTAATTTTGCCATAATACCTTCCTTTACTAGATTTACTTAAATTGACAAAACAACCGTCATAACGGAAAAGTAAGTAAGCTAAAAGAGCCGCTTTGTTAATACAAGGTCGGCAATAAATATTCAGCTGTTTACTATCATTTAAAATCCGTACATAAAACTATTGTTATTTTACCACATCTAGTTACCAGAAGGTAGTAATTCGAAAAAGACGTTGGCCGTTCATAATGAGCAGCTAACGCCTTAGGTAATTATTCAATTATGCAAAGGCCCGCCGAATACCAGCGATAATATTTCTTTGACCGTTGACAATTGGCTGAACCATAACACATGGTGGCCAACTCTCAATAACCGTATTCGGTTCAATCAAGATGGCGACGTGCCAAATTGTCCGGGTGCCTGGAGCGTAGTAGAATACCAAGTCCCCGCGTTGCCGGTTATTCCAGCCAACGTTCATAAAGTGGGGGTCGGCGAAGAGCTGTTGTGAGTTCCACTCGTTACCAGGGTACCCATGGTGGGTAGAACTTGCCGAAGTTGGGTTAATACCACCCGCGTAAAGCGCCTGCATAACTAGGCCAGAACAGTCAACCCCGTAAGCCGGCATCGATGAACAACCAGCCCACCATGGCTTGCCCATGTACTTGTAGGCAGCATCTATCATGGCATCAATCCGTTGTTGCCGAGTTGCTGCAGGATTGGTAAGGGTTGGCGAAATATAACTATCAATCCCGTACCATAAGTCGGCAGAATAGCCAAGAGCCTTCCAGGTGTTCAGGTCAACCCAACCGGTAGCTGGCAGGCCGTGACTACGTTGGAAGTTAGCAATGGCATAACCGTCACCATAAGTGTACTGGTTGTGAATGTTAGCGTCACCGAGCTTGCTCTTGATCAGGTAAGTCTTAACCCCTTCGTAGCCGGGGCCGATGTTGTGACCAACTTCGGCCGGGTTAGCTTGAATCTGGGTGTAGTTAATCTGATACATCCAGCCCGGGTTTTGGTAAACATTTAAAAGGCGGTTGCCAATGTAGTTTTGGCTGTCTGCAACATAGCCTTCACCATCGGCCCGGTTACTGTACCGGCTGATGATTTGGAAGGCGTCGTGAACGTCTGCCGGGTTAATGGTAAAGTTCGTGCTGAAGCGGGCCTGGTTAGACCCTAAGATGTTCCCGTATGCTTTTTGAATGTCCGGACTAGTAACATTGGTAACTTCTTTTCTGGTGATTTCACTCCCCTTCGTCCAGTCGTAAAGGAGGATGAAGTGGTGCTTATAAGCGTTGGCGTAATCATCCGCGTGCCAACCAGAAACGTTAATCGTCGTGCCGTTTTGGCTGAAGTTATCCAACCAAGCTTGGTTACCGTTCAGGTTGATCTGGTTACCGAACCAAATGTCACTACGGTCACCTTCACCATTGTTCTTGTCATTACTGTAACGGCTAATAACAACAAAACGGTGACCGACCATTGCCGGTGTAACGTTGAAGGTTACACCGGCAATGGTCAGCATTACTGATGTTGCCATAACCGTTTACAGCAACATCGTTACTTGCTGTAACGTTGACCTTCTGCCGGCCAACTTCCCGGTTAGCAGTTTGGTCAAAGAGAATCAGGAAGTGGTTAGTGTCGAGGGTCGACCGTCCGTCTGCATGCCAGCCAGAAACAACAACCCGGTTGTTAGTACCGTCAACATAGAAGTTATCAAGGTAGCCGGCCTTATTGTTATTCAGCCGGACAACGTTGTTAAGCCAGTAATCGGAATAGCGGCCGGCAGTATTAACATTTTGCGGGTCACTGTAACGACTAATCAAAACTAGGTCGTCATTGTTGAGCATGCTTGGGTTGATTGCAAAGCTGGCCGTAAAGCGGGCCTTGTTGGCGTTAGCAATCCGTGGATAAACTTTAGCAACGTCGTCACTGGCAACGTTCTTAACGACTTGACGGGCAATTTCCCGATTCTTAGTGCGGTCGAACAGGATTAGGTAGTGGGTACCTTCCTTGGCACTGGCGTCGTCTGCGTGCCAGCCAGCAACCGTAATTTGGTTACCCGTGGCTTTAAACTGATCAAGCCAGCCGGCCTTTGTCTGAATTTTTGGGAACCAGAAGTCAGCACCGCCATTGGGCTCACCATTCTTATCATTGGTGTAACGAGAAACCAGTTGCAGAGTGTTCGTGTTGAACAGTCGGCTTTCTGGAACCTTAACTGAAAAGCCACCTTTCCCGGAGATTGGGGCGTTAGGGTAAACCCTTTGGACGTCCGGACGGTCCTGTTCGTTAACCGTTGTCCGGTAT contains these protein-coding regions:
- a CDS encoding NlpC/P60 family protein codes for the protein MATSVMLTIAGVTFNVTPAMVGHRFVVISRYSNDKNNGEGDRSDIWFGNQINLNGNQAWLDNFSQNGTTINVSGWHADDYANAYKHHFILLYDWTKGSEITRKEVTNVTSPDIQKAYGNILGSNQARFSTNFTINPADVHDAFQIISRYSNRADGEGYVADSQNYIGNRLLNVYQNPGWMYQINYTQIQANPAEVGHNIGPGYEGVKTYLIKSKLGDANIHNQYTYGDGYAIANFQRSHGLPATGWVDLNTWKALGYSADLWYGIDSYISPTLTNPAATRQQRIDAMIDAAYKYMGKPWWAGCSSMPAYGVDCSGLVMQALYAGGINPTSASSTHHGYPGNEWNSQQLFADPHFMNVGWNNRQRGDLVFYYAPGTRTIWHVAILIEPNTVIESWPPCVMVQPIVNGQRNIIAGIRRAFA